The DNA segment CTGCAGATTAAAAGCCAGGCCACTATTAAAAAAATTAGGAGCAAAAAGCCCATGGTTATTTCAAGTAGTCAAAGTAGCGCCGCCGAGCAGCAAACCTGCCCGCATAATAACGCGATATCCTGCGGCAATTGTCGCCTGGGTACTATTTGTTTGCCACTGGCTCTTGAAGGTGAGGATATCGTTAAACTGGATGAAATTGTCCAGCGCGGTCGCCCGATACAAAAAGGCGATCATCTCTACCGTGAAAGTGATGCTTTTACCTCGGTCTATGCCGTGCGTTCCGGTGCTATCAAAGCCTACCGCCTGACCGGAGATGGTCAGGAGCAAGTGACGGGGTTTTACTTCCCTGGTGAAATTATTGGTATGGATGGTATTAGCAAAGACCAGTATGCCTGTTCTGCCAAAGCGTTGGAAACTTCAGCGGTGTGTGAAATCCCGTTCCATCGGCTGGAGGAGTTGAGCGCCCAGGTGCCCACGATGCAGCGGCATTTTTTCCAGTTGA comes from the Oceanicoccus sagamiensis genome and includes:
- the fnr gene encoding fumarate/nitrate reduction transcriptional regulator Fnr, whose protein sequence is MVISSSQSSAAEQQTCPHNNAISCGNCRLGTICLPLALEGEDIVKLDEIVQRGRPIQKGDHLYRESDAFTSVYAVRSGAIKAYRLTGDGQEQVTGFYFPGEIIGMDGISKDQYACSAKALETSAVCEIPFHRLEELSAQVPTMQRHFFQLMSQEITMDQQLITMLSKNSAEERVAALLISISARNARRKLSKTSFRLPMSRTDIGNFLGLTVETVSRVISRFNKQGLITVESKEITLLDLDGLKEIANVKMDF